A region from the Corallococcus silvisoli genome encodes:
- a CDS encoding 3-hydroxyacyl-ACP dehydratase FabZ family protein, whose product MSDHPMAPILGGTPHRFPMLLVDAVEELAPGHGRARKLVSVNEVLFERFGDAPPALPSALLVDALGQVAIMLLRGSDATAASVWYLGGIEAMTFHAPIPAGSELRMEATVLKRWRATARLEVKAWLGAEPVASGFMVLSQGGAGRND is encoded by the coding sequence ATGAGCGACCACCCCATGGCCCCCATCCTCGGGGGGACGCCCCACCGGTTTCCCATGCTCCTGGTCGATGCCGTGGAGGAGCTCGCCCCAGGGCATGGCCGCGCGCGCAAGCTCGTCAGCGTCAACGAGGTGCTGTTCGAGCGCTTTGGAGACGCACCTCCCGCCCTGCCCTCCGCGCTGCTGGTGGATGCCTTGGGGCAGGTGGCCATCATGCTCCTGCGCGGGAGCGACGCCACGGCGGCCTCGGTCTGGTACCTCGGCGGCATCGAGGCCATGACCTTTCACGCCCCCATCCCGGCCGGCAGCGAGCTGCGGATGGAGGCGACCGTCCTCAAACGCTGGCGGGCCACCGCCCGGCTCGAGGTCAAGGCCTGGCTCGGCGCGGAGCCCGTCGCCAGCGGATTCATGGTGCTTTCTCAGGGAGGGGCTGGACGCAATGACTAG
- a CDS encoding beta-ketoacyl-[acyl-carrier-protein] synthase family protein translates to MTAHRVVITGMGVTAANALSTGALARALEERRSGIRETAAFGTEGRARTAGEVDLPGPPLDAEDRVSRLALHAAEQALQDSGLAPGGRWSEDTGVMIGTSRGPALSLERFMRSGDAEARRKLFAEVPFSSIARNIATRFGLGGVLSTVTMACVSSSLAIGRAVDEIRRGRASLMVAGGADALTQLSFSGFSVLRAMTPTVCRPFDHRRNGMVLGEGAGILVLEALEHARQRGAKIHAELCGWGTAGDAHHPTSPHPEGRGLQQAMASALAQSGLTTEEIDFVNLHGTGTPANDPAECHALRQVFGARTASLPVNSLKPYFGHTLGASGALELIGSLLGMERDFIPPTLHCEELDAKCDVDVVRGEGRKRHIDVLMSTKSAFGGANVALIARRLPEAGREGR, encoded by the coding sequence ATGACCGCGCATCGGGTCGTCATCACGGGGATGGGAGTGACCGCCGCCAACGCGCTGTCGACAGGCGCGCTCGCGCGGGCCCTGGAGGAGCGGCGCAGCGGAATCCGGGAGACGGCGGCCTTCGGGACGGAGGGACGGGCGCGGACGGCCGGCGAGGTCGACCTGCCCGGCCCCCCCCTCGACGCAGAGGACCGGGTGTCACGACTGGCCCTCCATGCCGCCGAGCAGGCCCTCCAGGACAGCGGCCTCGCGCCGGGTGGACGCTGGAGCGAGGACACGGGGGTGATGATCGGCACCAGCCGAGGGCCGGCGCTGTCGCTCGAACGCTTCATGCGCTCCGGGGATGCGGAGGCACGACGCAAGCTCTTCGCGGAGGTCCCCTTCTCGTCCATCGCCCGCAACATCGCGACCCGGTTCGGGCTGGGCGGCGTCCTGTCCACCGTGACGATGGCCTGCGTCTCCAGCAGCCTCGCCATCGGGCGGGCCGTGGATGAGATCCGCCGGGGTCGGGCGTCGCTGATGGTGGCAGGGGGCGCGGACGCGCTGACCCAGCTCAGCTTCAGCGGCTTCTCCGTGCTGCGGGCGATGACGCCCACGGTGTGCCGCCCCTTCGACCACCGCCGCAATGGGATGGTCCTGGGAGAAGGCGCGGGGATCCTCGTCCTCGAGGCGCTGGAGCACGCGCGCCAGCGGGGCGCGAAGATCCACGCGGAGCTGTGCGGCTGGGGGACGGCCGGCGACGCGCACCACCCCACCAGCCCCCACCCGGAGGGGCGCGGCCTCCAGCAGGCGATGGCCAGCGCCCTGGCCCAGTCCGGACTGACGACGGAGGAGATCGACTTCGTCAACCTCCATGGCACCGGGACGCCGGCCAATGACCCGGCGGAATGTCATGCCCTGCGCCAGGTCTTCGGCGCGCGGACCGCGTCGCTGCCGGTCAACTCCCTCAAGCCCTACTTCGGTCACACCCTGGGCGCCTCGGGCGCGCTGGAGCTCATCGGCTCGTTGCTGGGCATGGAGCGCGACTTCATCCCGCCCACGCTCCACTGCGAGGAATTGGACGCGAAGTGCGACGTCGACGTGGTCCGGGGCGAGGGGCGCAAGCGCCACATCGACGTTCTGATGAGCACCAAGTCCGCCTTCGGTGGGGCGAACGTCGCCCTCATCGCCCGGCGTCTCCCGGAAGCCGGGAGGGAGGGACGATGA
- a CDS encoding SDR family NAD(P)-dependent oxidoreductase, whose translation MTSAEIHTPFVEGLLHQKVALVTGAGQPIADAIARRYARAGAKVALVFLPEHEDAAARLATHLGAGLALACELSDAQAVSAAVRRVATELGGVDVLANAYLGRAPGRLSEQAADHWRLTIERQLSGTAWFCKEVIRPMMRKRAGRILSLLDVASGGANRVAAEGIAAMTRSLANEVSRQGISVNTLAVHLLPEEAEQLPPAQRERLGGELGPLGRPGSAEEIAEAALFLVTSAANLTTGQRLSATGGSW comes from the coding sequence ATGACTAGCGCGGAAATCCACACACCATTCGTCGAGGGCCTGCTCCACCAGAAGGTGGCGCTCGTGACAGGCGCCGGGCAACCCATCGCCGATGCCATCGCACGGCGCTACGCCCGGGCGGGCGCGAAGGTTGCCCTGGTGTTCCTGCCGGAGCACGAGGACGCGGCGGCGCGGCTCGCGACCCACCTCGGCGCCGGGCTGGCCCTGGCTTGCGAGCTGTCGGACGCCCAGGCGGTGAGCGCGGCGGTCCGCCGCGTCGCCACGGAGTTGGGAGGCGTCGACGTGCTCGCCAATGCCTACCTGGGTCGTGCACCGGGCCGGTTGAGTGAACAGGCCGCCGACCATTGGCGACTCACCATCGAACGCCAGCTCAGCGGCACGGCCTGGTTCTGCAAGGAGGTCATCCGCCCGATGATGCGCAAACGCGCGGGGAGGATTCTCAGCCTCCTGGACGTCGCCTCGGGAGGCGCGAACAGGGTGGCCGCCGAGGGCATCGCCGCCATGACCCGCTCGCTGGCGAACGAGGTGTCGCGCCAGGGCATCTCCGTGAACACGCTGGCGGTCCACCTCCTACCGGAGGAGGCCGAGCAGCTGCCCCCGGCGCAGCGCGAACGCCTCGGCGGAGAGCTCGGTCCCCTGGGGCGGCCAGGAAGCGCGGAGGAGATCGCCGAGGCGGCGCTCTTCCTCGTCACCAGCGCGGCGAATCTCACGACGGGACAGCGCCTGTCGGCGACCGGAGGTTCATGGTGA
- a CDS encoding beta-ketoacyl synthase N-terminal-like domain-containing protein encodes MTRTIVISGLGAVCPAAAGHEALWELFPRDGHEPVSTVAPERIPDAVFDNQPAQLRHMDRLGRISLAATTLAIEDSRLATSPGDPRQTGVVFASGHGCLPTNEEYLEGILERGPRYGNPVVFQNTVTNAATGYLSMVHDLRGPTATLCSGWAAGLEALRFGGQQIDEGRAERMVVGSADTVSPRLLEGLSLQGWLGTPGMTRPYAEESNGMRVSEAACTLVLEEQSRARARGARVYAEVAGTGQRGGPPQAQARTLAHAVRDALSLAEIEPERLGAVFSSANGRRDFDAWEYRALHEALGEHAARVPVTCPKAVLGETFSASGTLAVLLAALALDTGWVPGIPGSPRPGPGSELRLVTGAARRLTPEWVLVTALGAEGSAVAVVLRRSRP; translated from the coding sequence ATGACCCGGACCATCGTCATCAGTGGGCTCGGAGCGGTGTGCCCGGCGGCCGCGGGTCACGAGGCCTTGTGGGAGCTCTTCCCGCGAGACGGCCACGAGCCCGTCAGCACCGTCGCCCCAGAGCGGATTCCGGACGCGGTATTCGACAACCAGCCCGCGCAGCTGCGGCACATGGACCGGCTCGGGCGCATCTCGCTCGCCGCCACCACCCTCGCCATCGAGGACTCCAGACTGGCGACGTCGCCTGGGGATCCACGACAGACGGGCGTCGTCTTCGCCTCGGGCCATGGCTGCCTGCCCACCAACGAGGAGTACCTGGAGGGCATCCTCGAACGGGGTCCCCGCTACGGCAATCCGGTGGTGTTCCAGAACACGGTCACCAACGCGGCCACCGGCTACCTCTCCATGGTGCACGACCTTCGCGGCCCCACCGCGACGTTGTGCTCCGGCTGGGCAGCGGGCCTGGAGGCGCTGCGCTTCGGCGGGCAGCAGATCGACGAGGGCAGGGCCGAGCGGATGGTCGTGGGAAGCGCGGACACGGTCAGCCCGAGGCTCCTGGAGGGGCTGTCGCTCCAGGGATGGCTCGGCACCCCGGGAATGACGCGTCCGTACGCCGAGGAATCCAATGGCATGCGGGTCAGCGAGGCGGCGTGCACCCTCGTGCTGGAGGAGCAGTCGCGGGCCCGGGCGCGGGGGGCGCGCGTCTACGCGGAGGTCGCCGGCACCGGGCAGCGCGGAGGCCCGCCCCAAGCGCAGGCGCGGACGCTGGCCCACGCCGTGAGGGACGCGCTGTCCCTGGCGGAGATTGAACCCGAACGGCTGGGCGCCGTGTTCTCCAGCGCGAATGGCCGGCGGGACTTCGACGCATGGGAGTACCGCGCGCTCCACGAGGCGCTCGGTGAGCACGCGGCGCGGGTGCCGGTGACCTGCCCCAAGGCGGTCCTGGGCGAGACATTCAGCGCCTCGGGCACGCTGGCCGTGCTGCTGGCCGCGCTCGCCCTGGACACCGGCTGGGTCCCGGGCATTCCCGGGAGCCCTCGACCGGGTCCCGGATCCGAGCTCCGGCTCGTGACAGGCGCGGCGCGGCGACTCACCCCAGAGTGGGTGCTCGTCACCGCCCTGGGCGCGGAGGGCAGCGCCGTGGCCGTGGTGCTGCGTCGGAGTCGCCCATGA